From the genome of Leptotrichia trevisanii DSM 22070, one region includes:
- a CDS encoding ankyrin repeat domain-containing protein — translation MSEYRTVSAAAILGTYEDFLELFEKGYEDKESVLKSNVLYDALRNNNNEARYKIAKFLINKGANIKSITKEGTTLFFPLFQRGGDDITGTTELCKIFLEKGADITALYKPYKIVVFKNIFNYFTDENEMIPLYKLIFSQPGLQLLTKDKWGLTALEFVKRCQKPIALKMMKDYIKTYNPKEDS, via the coding sequence ATGTCAGAATATAGAACAGTATCTGCTGCAGCAATATTAGGAACATACGAAGATTTTTTAGAATTATTTGAAAAAGGATATGAAGATAAAGAAAGTGTCTTGAAAAGTAATGTTTTATATGATGCCTTAAGAAATAATAATAACGAAGCACGTTATAAAATAGCAAAATTTTTAATAAATAAAGGAGCTAATATTAAAAGTATAACAAAGGAAGGGACCACTTTGTTTTTTCCCTTATTTCAACGTGGAGGAGACGATATAACTGGAACAACAGAATTATGCAAAATTTTTTTAGAAAAAGGAGCAGACATAACAGCATTATACAAACCGTACAAAATTGTAGTTTTTAAAAATATTTTTAATTATTTTACTGATGAAAACGAGATGATTCCACTATATAAATTAATCTTTTCTCAACCAGGATTACAATTATTAACAAAAGATAAATGGGGATTAACAGCTTTAGAATTTGTTAAAAGGTGTCAGAAACCAATAGCATTAAAAATGATGAAAGATTATATAAAAACATATAACCCAAAAGAAGACAGTTAG
- a CDS encoding DUF6314 family protein, with translation MDRIMDIYEIMRNVSRISFKAKSLEGSSTGWNYVGKGNVVIREEGDRLYFIEEIILDNDIRYNDRKLWKFKKDYIGFYRFRNGDYEKIFEFLFCDGEFMMKKEYLCSPDLYYGEMKILDNKMCLMIKVKGEKKNEVLEYTYLT, from the coding sequence ATGGATAGGATTATGGATATTTATGAAATTATGAGAAATGTTAGTAGGATATCTTTTAAAGCAAAGAGTTTGGAAGGGTCTTCGACAGGTTGGAATTATGTTGGCAAAGGGAATGTTGTGATTAGAGAAGAAGGAGATAGGTTGTATTTTATTGAAGAAATTATTCTGGATAATGATATTCGGTATAATGATAGAAAATTATGGAAGTTTAAGAAAGATTATATTGGATTTTATAGGTTTAGAAATGGGGATTATGAGAAGATATTTGAGTTTTTATTTTGTGATGGGGAATTTATGATGAAGAAAGAATATTTGTGCAGTCCTGATTTATATTATGGAGAAATGAAGATTTTGGATAATAAAATGTGTTTGATGATAAAAGTAAAGGGGGAAAAGAAGAATGAAGTTTTGGAATACACGTACTTAACATAA